A section of the Vespa velutina chromosome 6, iVesVel2.1, whole genome shotgun sequence genome encodes:
- the LOC124949681 gene encoding uncharacterized protein LOC124949681 isoform X1 has protein sequence MQDISGRCEDVQKIILSLLVTRKEAIPLGELAKDYQDQEGESIPWKEFGYITLLDYLKSMPKYVSLERLNGIYYVRGVASEKSKHVSSLVARQKISLKKQSHIRRTYRPSYYYPKTTTPRVHIPAEILSNIISMVKQNPNGINKEYILQYVNDKLPCINISVMDLDEQIKNLSHELFIKGNRILSWKKKTKSISDQFISKKMLSKGKKVNPESEDSVVLSKYIVSGETDSNIESDIENEDSIPFVNSKLRNNSENKKKISNKKQTISMFIQETVSRFNNQDNKLNDKSRFDNEEIKHNNLENDVSLQIPFKKLQDDVTYLDNEDIKLLISDRTRFRLEKLIQKYPNGIWCAELPEKYMEEYNVPLNYIELGFNSVREFASCLPDIFQCKQFRPSTDFILYDAKMKLSDTKTINKTKFQNVAELYTQSYLEEDEVEALPVVVSSDTSNKLMPEGVMIIGECVGQINVTDLESITQPYIEIFVEEVFTPSLFWIQLRKKKKLFNKLMEDIHKFYQEKSTNYKIPPVVLEKGLNCACKYNDIWHRGIIKTVKPDLQITVMFYDYGTLKTYPPEEIYYLHRLFSYLPAQAIPCGLYNIKPHNGEQWSKGVTYEFAEKTCSKPLIATIVSTDPENNSMLVTLTDTMEEEDVHINDWMVHQNLAVHGQMGDVVDMSNLMLFVEENLLYASEKCYGKDCITPTVENEKNYIESLMNIPLISPQSTLCEKTVEILPNSSLSTESFNLLINTDNNPFLNEYNGECNSENIQSNIKKPSSTNPFLEDVNNQKNFTNILSPQMFMQIWKTNQRFQMQIITMFNILLGKIDSTSVNIHSSESEIKKSYEERLLYASEFLKNIISKEDISSLLISKPPNCFNNVPIDTSSNKSNGISVPLVANNNDYVTTKRSEINDNNINKVQLEEINEMNGITSNSKPQVPCIQSLFMGENISAITDSSNGRSAINEFKTNISAFPYQNDFKDNKNDQFNALGSGLKNEIIYNEFNETNPFKILLKLKDYKDSNVIQVENENLDIEKYYSLDCTNFDKNYIEINNTHDRRSMIQYNDYTPFTSNFIYDSFYPDFISTNNTNPYPLFKNKEDMTFQSEDRLVNNLQSIKSDFHFKQEFQTSNGNSNISLFSENDYFQSSNNYSTSLKNNKIEQLINPKFSLPINKLSIADEEFPRFDKLNIISNSVMYTNLLEGKDIKESKFNNSQRLANISTRTWIKDTENTSSQVNIQNENYTNQSLINSLKLVNIDQQFQATVDNTNHQEPIKNLDLELTSFPYREHIYDDTKYFNCPTENNLDFQIDKGKFQINTYSNDINCEEQHVENEHNANEEKITNEKINIPYYEYLISTNKGLAKIFFRIAEITNQKLCIFHFENEGWLLTNDFVEAFTTYTTVSEYYKQLQICHLNINFKKINRLDSLTAFFQLDKMLLNVSRDKANRINNIHLMPLKSIITVLIKLKIVTSEEVNKVNITTGFRRNSILQKVWILIRFYGQLKHFVQKRIDK, from the exons gtcaCATACGGAGAACTTACAGACccagttattattatccaaAGACAACAACTCCGAGAGTTCATATACCTGCAGAAATTTTgagtaatataatatctatggTTAAACAAAATCCAAATGGTATTAATAAAGagtatattttacaatatgtcaatgataaattaccatgtataaatatatctgttaTGGATCTtgatgaacaaataaaaaatttgtcgcatgagttatttattaaaggCAATCGAATCTTATcatggaagaaaaagacaaaatctATATCTGATcaatttatatctaaaaaaatgttatccaaaggaaaaaaagttaatCCAGAATCTGAAGATTCTGTGGTACTATCTAAGTATATTGTTAGTGGGGAAACTGATTCTAATATAGAATCGGATATTGAGAATGAAGACAGTATTCCATTTGTTAATTCAAAGTTGCGAAACaatagtgaaaataaaaaaaaaatctcaaacAAGAAACAAACTATTTCTATGTTTATACAAGAGACTGTATCTAGATTTAATAATCAAGATAATAAGCTTAATGATAAATCTAGATTTGATAACGAAgaaattaaacataataatttagaGAACGATGTTAGTTTACAGATTCCTTTCAAAAAATTACAAGATGATGTTACTTACTTAGATAACGAAGATATAAAACTCCTTATAAGTGATAGAACAAGATTTCGATTAGAAAAACttattcaaaaatatccaAATGGTATTTGGTGTGCTGAACTTCCTGAAAAATATATGGAAGAATATAATGTACCTTtgaattatattgaattaggTTTCAATAGTGTACGAGAATTTGCATCATGTTTGCCAGATATCTTTCAATGTAAACAATTTCGTCCATCGACGGATTTTATACTTTATGAtgcaaaaatgaaattgtctgatacaaaaacaattaataaaacgaaatttcaAAATGTAGCTGAACTATATACTCAATCATAtttagaagaagatgaagtagAGGCTTTACCTGTTGTAGTA TCAAGCGATAcatctaataaattaatgcCAGAAGGGGTAATGATTATAGGAGAATGTGTAGGGCAAATAAATGTAACGGATTTAGAAAGTATAACACAGCCATACATAGAAATTTTTGTTGAAGAAGTCTTTACACCATCATTATTTTGGATACAacttcgtaagaaaaaaaaactttttaataaactAATGGAAGATATTCA taaattttatcaagaaaaatcCACGAATTATAAAATTCCTCCTGTTGTACTTGAAAAAGGTTTAAATTGTGcatgtaaatataatgatatatggCACAGAGGGATAATTAAAACTGTTAAACCTGATTTGCAAATAACT GTAATGTTCTATGATTATGGAACATTAAAAACTTATCCTCctgaagaaatatattatctacatagattattttcatatttaccaGCACAAGCAATACCATGTGGTCTGTACAATATTAAACCACATAATGGAGAGCAATGGTCTAAGGGTGTTACTTATGAATTTGCTGAAAAAACTTGTAGCAAACCTCTTATTGCAACTATAGTATCAACTGATCCAGAg AATAATTCTATGTTGGTAACTTTGACCGATacaatggaagaagaagatgtacATATCAATGATTGGATGGTTCATCAAAATTTGGCAGTACATGGACAAATG GGTGATGTAGTCGATATGAgtaatttaatgttatttgtTGAGGAAAATTTACTTTATGCCTCAGAGAAATGTTATGGAAAGGATTGCATTACTCCTACAgtagagaatgaaaaaaactaTATAGAAAGTTTAATGAACATTCCCCTTATATCACCCCAAAGTACATTGTGTGAAAAAACAGTTGAAATACTGCCTAATTCATCATTATCTACTGAATCAttcaatttgttaataaatacggataataatccatttttaaatgaatacaaTGGTGAATGCAATAGTGAGAATAtacaatcaaatataaaaaaaccaTCATCTACCAATCCTTTCTTGGAAGATGTAAATAACCAGAAGaattttactaatattttatcaCCACAAATGTTTATGCAAATTTGGAAGACAAATCAAAGATTTCAAATGCAAATAATAACTATGTTTAATATTCTTCTTGGAAAAATAGATTCAACTTCTGTTAACATTCATTCATCAGaaagtgaaataaagaaaagttatgAAGAACGTTTACTTTATGCTTCTGAATTTTTgaagaatataatttcaaaagaagaTATATCATCTTTACTAATATCAAAACCACCAAACTGTTTTAATAATGTTCCAATTGATACTAGTTCTAACAAAAGTAATGGAATATCTGTACCTTTAGttgcaaataataatgattatgttACTACTAAACGTTCAgaaatcaatgataataacataaaCAAAGTACAAttggaagaaataaatgaaatgaatggtATTACTTCAAATTCTAAACCACAAGTTCCATGTATCCAATCTCTTTTTATGGGAGAAAATATAAGTGCTATTACAGATTCATCCAATGGAAGATCAGCTATAAATGAAttcaaaacaaatatatctGCTTTCCCATATCAGaatgattttaaagataacaaaaacgaCCAGTTTAATGCATTGGGATCAGGactaaaaaatgaaataatatataatgaatttaatgaaaccaatcctttcaaaatattattaaaattgaaagattaCAAAGACTCAAATGTAATTCaagtagaaaatgaaaaccttgatatagagaaatattattcattagatTGTactaattttgataaaaattatattgaaattaataatacacatGATCGTAGATCAATGATACAATACAACGATTATACACCATTTACTTCTAACTTTATATATGATTCTTTCTATCCAGATTTTATATCAACTAATAATACTAATCCATATCCCTTATTCAAAAATAAGGAAGATATGACTTTTCAATCTGAGGATAGATTGGTAAATAATCTACAAAGTATAAAAAGTGATTTCCATTTTAAACAAGAATTTCAAACATCAAATGGAAACtctaatatatcattattttctgaaaatgattattttcaatcttctaataattattccacatcattgaaaaataataaaatagaacaattaattaatccaaaattttcattaccaataaataaattatcgatagCAGATGAAGAATTTCCGAggtttgataaattaaatattatatctaactCAGTGATGTATACAAATTTGTtagaaggaaaagatattaaagaatcaaaatttaataattcacaAAGATTAGCAAATATTTCTACACGAACTTGGATCAAAGATACAGAGAATACGTCATCACAAGTAAATATtcagaatgaaaattatacaaatcaatcattgattaattctttaaaattagtAAATATAGATCAACAGTTCCAAGCAACTGTAGATAATACTAATCATCAGGAGCCAATTAAAAATTTGGATTTAGAGTTAACAAGTTTTCCATATAgagaacatatatatgatgatacaaaatattttaattgtcctacagaaaataatttagattttCAGATTGACAAGGGAAAGTTtcaaattaatacatattcaAATGATATCAATTGTGAGGAGCAGCATGTAGAAAATGAACATAAtgcaaatgaagaaaaaattactaatgaaaaaataaatattccttattatgaatatttaataagtacTAATAAGGGATTagcaaagattttttttcgaatagcAG aaataacaaatcaaaaattatgcatatttcattttgaaaatgaagGATGGTTATTAACTAACGATTTTGTAGAAGCATTTACTACTTATACAACAGTTTcagaatattataaacaattgcaaatttgtcatttaaatattaattttaaaaaaatcaatagatTAGATAGTCTAACTGCATTTTTTCAACTCGATAA aatgcTGTTAAATGTATCTCGAGATAAAGCAAAtaggattaataatattcacttGATGCCTTTAAAATCTATCATTACAGTTCttataaaactaaaaattGTTACATCAGAAGAagtaaataaagttaatataacAACAGGATTTagaagaaattcaattttacaGAAAGTATGG ATTTTGATTAGATTTTATGGACAGTTAAAACATTTTGTgcaaaaaagaattgataaatga
- the LOC124949681 gene encoding uncharacterized protein LOC124949681 isoform X3 gives MQDISGRCEDVQKIILSLLVTRKEAIPLGELAKDYQDQEGESIPWKEFGYITLLDYLKSMPKYVSLERLNGIYYVRGVASEKSKHVSSLVARQKISLKKQSHIRRTYRPSYYYPKTTTPRVHIPAEILSNIISMVKQNPNGINKEYILQYVNDKLPCINISVMDLDEQIKNLSHELFIKGNRILSWKKKTKSISDQFISKKMLSKGKKVNPESEDSVVLSKYIVSGETDSNIESDIENEDSIPFVNSKLRNNSENKKKISNKKQTISMFIQETVSRFNNQDNKLNDKSRFDNEEIKHNNLENDVSLQIPFKKLQDDVTYLDNEDIKLLISDRTRFRLEKLIQKYPNGIWCAELPEKYMEEYNVPLNYIELGFNSVREFASCLPDIFQCKQFRPSTDFILYDAKMKLSDTKTINKTKFQNVAELYTQSYLEEDEVEALPVVVSSDTSNKLMPEGVMIIGECVGQINVTDLESITQPYIEIFVEEVFTPSLFWIQLRKKKKLFNKLMEDIHKFYQEKSTNYKIPPVVLEKGLNCACKYNDIWHRGIIKTVKPDLQITVMFYDYGTLKTYPPEEIYYLHRLFSYLPAQAIPCGLYNIKPHNGEQWSKGVTYEFAEKTCSKPLIATIVSTDPENNSMLVTLTDTMEEEDVHINDWMVHQNLAVHGQMGDVVDMSNLMLFVEENLLYASEKCYGKDCITPTVENEKNYIESLMNIPLISPQSTLCEKTVEILPNSSLSTESFNLLINTDNNPFLNEYNGECNSENIQSNIKKPSSTNPFLEDVNNQKNFTNILSPQMFMQIWKTNQRFQMQIITMFNILLGKIDSTSVNIHSSESEIKKSYEERLLYASEFLKNIISKEDISSLLISKPPNCFNNVPIDTSSNKSNGISVPLVANNNDYVTTKRSEINDNNINKVQLEEINEMNGITSNSKPQVPCIQSLFMGENISAITDSSNGRSAINEFKTNISAFPYQNDFKDNKNDQFNALGSGLKNEIIYNEFNETNPFKILLKLKDYKDSNVIQVENENLDIEKYYSLDCTNFDKNYIEINNTHDRRSMIQYNDYTPFTSNFIYDSFYPDFISTNNTNPYPLFKNKEDMTFQSEDRLVNNLQSIKSDFHFKQEFQTSNGNSNISLFSENDYFQSSNNYSTSLKNNKIEQLINPKFSLPINKLSIADEEFPRFDKLNIISNSVMYTNLLEGKDIKESKFNNSQRLANISTRTWIKDTENTSSQIFRLTRESFKLIHIQMISIVRSSM, from the exons gtcaCATACGGAGAACTTACAGACccagttattattatccaaAGACAACAACTCCGAGAGTTCATATACCTGCAGAAATTTTgagtaatataatatctatggTTAAACAAAATCCAAATGGTATTAATAAAGagtatattttacaatatgtcaatgataaattaccatgtataaatatatctgttaTGGATCTtgatgaacaaataaaaaatttgtcgcatgagttatttattaaaggCAATCGAATCTTATcatggaagaaaaagacaaaatctATATCTGATcaatttatatctaaaaaaatgttatccaaaggaaaaaaagttaatCCAGAATCTGAAGATTCTGTGGTACTATCTAAGTATATTGTTAGTGGGGAAACTGATTCTAATATAGAATCGGATATTGAGAATGAAGACAGTATTCCATTTGTTAATTCAAAGTTGCGAAACaatagtgaaaataaaaaaaaaatctcaaacAAGAAACAAACTATTTCTATGTTTATACAAGAGACTGTATCTAGATTTAATAATCAAGATAATAAGCTTAATGATAAATCTAGATTTGATAACGAAgaaattaaacataataatttagaGAACGATGTTAGTTTACAGATTCCTTTCAAAAAATTACAAGATGATGTTACTTACTTAGATAACGAAGATATAAAACTCCTTATAAGTGATAGAACAAGATTTCGATTAGAAAAACttattcaaaaatatccaAATGGTATTTGGTGTGCTGAACTTCCTGAAAAATATATGGAAGAATATAATGTACCTTtgaattatattgaattaggTTTCAATAGTGTACGAGAATTTGCATCATGTTTGCCAGATATCTTTCAATGTAAACAATTTCGTCCATCGACGGATTTTATACTTTATGAtgcaaaaatgaaattgtctgatacaaaaacaattaataaaacgaaatttcaAAATGTAGCTGAACTATATACTCAATCATAtttagaagaagatgaagtagAGGCTTTACCTGTTGTAGTA TCAAGCGATAcatctaataaattaatgcCAGAAGGGGTAATGATTATAGGAGAATGTGTAGGGCAAATAAATGTAACGGATTTAGAAAGTATAACACAGCCATACATAGAAATTTTTGTTGAAGAAGTCTTTACACCATCATTATTTTGGATACAacttcgtaagaaaaaaaaactttttaataaactAATGGAAGATATTCA taaattttatcaagaaaaatcCACGAATTATAAAATTCCTCCTGTTGTACTTGAAAAAGGTTTAAATTGTGcatgtaaatataatgatatatggCACAGAGGGATAATTAAAACTGTTAAACCTGATTTGCAAATAACT GTAATGTTCTATGATTATGGAACATTAAAAACTTATCCTCctgaagaaatatattatctacatagattattttcatatttaccaGCACAAGCAATACCATGTGGTCTGTACAATATTAAACCACATAATGGAGAGCAATGGTCTAAGGGTGTTACTTATGAATTTGCTGAAAAAACTTGTAGCAAACCTCTTATTGCAACTATAGTATCAACTGATCCAGAg AATAATTCTATGTTGGTAACTTTGACCGATacaatggaagaagaagatgtacATATCAATGATTGGATGGTTCATCAAAATTTGGCAGTACATGGACAAATG GGTGATGTAGTCGATATGAgtaatttaatgttatttgtTGAGGAAAATTTACTTTATGCCTCAGAGAAATGTTATGGAAAGGATTGCATTACTCCTACAgtagagaatgaaaaaaactaTATAGAAAGTTTAATGAACATTCCCCTTATATCACCCCAAAGTACATTGTGTGAAAAAACAGTTGAAATACTGCCTAATTCATCATTATCTACTGAATCAttcaatttgttaataaatacggataataatccatttttaaatgaatacaaTGGTGAATGCAATAGTGAGAATAtacaatcaaatataaaaaaaccaTCATCTACCAATCCTTTCTTGGAAGATGTAAATAACCAGAAGaattttactaatattttatcaCCACAAATGTTTATGCAAATTTGGAAGACAAATCAAAGATTTCAAATGCAAATAATAACTATGTTTAATATTCTTCTTGGAAAAATAGATTCAACTTCTGTTAACATTCATTCATCAGaaagtgaaataaagaaaagttatgAAGAACGTTTACTTTATGCTTCTGAATTTTTgaagaatataatttcaaaagaagaTATATCATCTTTACTAATATCAAAACCACCAAACTGTTTTAATAATGTTCCAATTGATACTAGTTCTAACAAAAGTAATGGAATATCTGTACCTTTAGttgcaaataataatgattatgttACTACTAAACGTTCAgaaatcaatgataataacataaaCAAAGTACAAttggaagaaataaatgaaatgaatggtATTACTTCAAATTCTAAACCACAAGTTCCATGTATCCAATCTCTTTTTATGGGAGAAAATATAAGTGCTATTACAGATTCATCCAATGGAAGATCAGCTATAAATGAAttcaaaacaaatatatctGCTTTCCCATATCAGaatgattttaaagataacaaaaacgaCCAGTTTAATGCATTGGGATCAGGactaaaaaatgaaataatatataatgaatttaatgaaaccaatcctttcaaaatattattaaaattgaaagattaCAAAGACTCAAATGTAATTCaagtagaaaatgaaaaccttgatatagagaaatattattcattagatTGTactaattttgataaaaattatattgaaattaataatacacatGATCGTAGATCAATGATACAATACAACGATTATACACCATTTACTTCTAACTTTATATATGATTCTTTCTATCCAGATTTTATATCAACTAATAATACTAATCCATATCCCTTATTCAAAAATAAGGAAGATATGACTTTTCAATCTGAGGATAGATTGGTAAATAATCTACAAAGTATAAAAAGTGATTTCCATTTTAAACAAGAATTTCAAACATCAAATGGAAACtctaatatatcattattttctgaaaatgattattttcaatcttctaataattattccacatcattgaaaaataataaaatagaacaattaattaatccaaaattttcattaccaataaataaattatcgatagCAGATGAAGAATTTCCGAggtttgataaattaaatattatatctaactCAGTGATGTATACAAATTTGTtagaaggaaaagatattaaagaatcaaaatttaataattcacaAAGATTAGCAAATATTTCTACACGAACTTGGATCAAAGATACAGAGAATACGTCATCACAA attttCAGATTGACAAGGGAAAGTTtcaaattaatacatattcaAATGATATCAATTGTGAGGAGCAGCATGTAG